One region of Luteolibacter yonseiensis genomic DNA includes:
- the menB gene encoding 1,4-dihydroxy-2-naphthoyl-CoA synthase — translation MWTTVREFEDIRYETTDEGSIAKITINRPEVRNAFRPLTVKEMLIAFDLAHEDPKVGAIILTGAGDLAFCSGGDQKVRGHAGYIGEDGIPRLNVLDLQKKIRSLPKPVVAMVAGFAIGGGHVLHIVCDLTIAADNARFGQTGPKVGSFDGGLGSSYLARIVGQKKAREIWYLCRQYDARQALDMGLVNTVVPLADLEKETLQWCREMLAHSPLALRCLKSALNADCDGQMGLLDLAGNATLLYYMSEEGREGKQAFIEKRKPDFSKFPRVP, via the coding sequence ATGTGGACCACCGTGCGCGAATTCGAGGACATCCGTTATGAAACGACGGATGAGGGCAGCATTGCGAAGATCACCATCAACCGGCCGGAAGTCCGCAATGCCTTCCGCCCGCTGACGGTGAAGGAAATGCTCATCGCCTTCGACCTCGCCCACGAGGATCCGAAGGTCGGCGCCATCATCCTGACCGGTGCCGGAGACCTGGCCTTCTGTTCCGGTGGCGACCAGAAAGTCCGTGGCCACGCCGGCTACATCGGCGAGGACGGCATTCCCCGCCTCAACGTGCTGGATCTTCAAAAGAAAATCCGCTCCCTGCCGAAACCGGTGGTCGCCATGGTCGCCGGATTCGCCATCGGCGGCGGACATGTCCTGCACATCGTGTGCGATCTCACCATCGCCGCGGACAACGCCCGCTTCGGCCAGACCGGCCCGAAGGTCGGCTCCTTCGACGGAGGCCTGGGTTCCAGCTATCTCGCCCGCATCGTCGGCCAGAAGAAGGCCCGCGAAATCTGGTACCTCTGCCGCCAGTACGACGCCCGACAGGCGCTCGACATGGGCCTCGTCAACACCGTGGTCCCGCTCGCGGACCTGGAAAAGGAAACGCTCCAGTGGTGCCGCGAGATGCTCGCCCACTCGCCGCTCGCCCTGCGCTGCCTCAAGTCCGCCCTGAACGCCGACTGCGACGGCCAGATGGGTCTTCTCGATCTCGCCGGAAACGCCACCCTGCTCTACTACATGAGCGAGGAAGGCCGCGAAGGAAAACAGGCGTTCATTGAAAAGCGGAAACCGGATTTCTCGAAATTCCCGCGCGTGCCGTGA